Part of the Deltaproteobacteria bacterium genome, GAGCAGCGGACTGGAGACCACGTCGATCGAATAACCAAGAACAAAGGAACCCAGCGCCGCGCCAACGCTCGGATGGTGCAGACCGAGATAGACGCATAGGACGAGAATCAAGTCGGGCACCACCGGGCCAAGCGGCAACAGATGCAGCAAGCTCATCTGCAGGACGATGGAGATGATGCCAATGGCGCTAAAGAGCAGAGTGAGTTTCATCGGCGTGTCGATTGCGGCGTGATTCGCTCCTGCGGCTAACCTTTCGCGGCCGGCGCCGGCGCATCGCCACCGACGATGAGCACCTCTTCGAGTTGACCGGCGTGCACCGCCGGCACAACTTCGATCGACTGAAACAGGCCGGCCTGTTGCCGGCGCACTTTGCCGATGGTGCCAACCAAGAGGCCTTTGGGGAAAACCCCGTCGAGGCCCGAAGTGATCAGGCGGTCGCCCTCCTGGAGCTCGTCGGAGCGTTTGACGTATTTCATCACCACGGTGCCATCGAGAGCGCCTGAAACAATGCCGCGGCTGCGCGTGCGCTGCACGAGCACGTCGACGCCGCTGTTGGCGTCGGTAATCAACAGAACTTTCGCGCTCTGCGGCGTCACCGACACCACTTGGCCGACAATTCCCTGCGGCGAAACCACGGCCATGCCTTTGCGCACATTGTCGGCACTGCCCTTGTTCAACAAACAGCTTTGAAACCAAGTGCTGGCCGTGTTGGCGATGATGGCGGCGGTGACGCTGCCGCTCGGCACTTGACTACGAAAATCGAGCAGCTCTTGCAGCCGCTTATTAGCGGCCTCGCCTTCCAACAGCCGGTTGCGCTCGGCTTCGAGATGCAGCATCTGTTTGCGCAGTTTGTCGTTTTCGCTGCGCAGGTTGGCCAACGTGACCGGGCTTTGGCTCATTTCTTTGATCCAGTTGCTGACCGCCTGAGCGCCGCTCTGCAACGGACGCACCAGCCAGAGCACGGCCGAGCCGACCGGATCGTACTTGAGTTGACCGCGCGCGCTGGCGGCGAGCAGATACAAAGACAAGATAAGGCAGAAACAGGAGCTAAGGAGAATTTGATTGCGGCGTAGAAAAGCGAGCATGGAAGGCTCAGATGCCTCCAACCGGGTGGGTAAACCGTTAATTTTAGTGAACTGCGACCTCCCGCAGTAGCGTGATCTCATCGAGCGCTTTGCCGGCACCCATCACGACCGCGGTCAACGGATCGTCGGCCATCATCACCGGCAAGCCGGTCTCTTCGCGCAACAAGACATCGAGATTGCGCAGCAGCGCGCCGCCGCCCGCAAGCACGATACCGCGATCGACAATATCCGACGCCAGTTCCGGCGGCGTCCGTTCGAGCGACAAGCGCACGGCTTCGACGATCTGATTGATCGGTTCCAGCAACGAGTCGCGAATCTCTTCATCGGTGATGACCACCGTTTTGGGCACGCCGGCCACCAGATCCCGTCCTTTGATCTGCATGGTCTGCACTTCATCGCCAGGGTAGGCCGAGCCGATGGTGATTTTGATGACCTCGGCGGTGCGCTCACCGACCAGTAAATTGTATTTGCGTTTGATGAATTGGGCGATCGCCTCGTCCATTTTGTCGCCGCCGACGCGGACCGAGCGCGAGAAAACGATGCCGGAAAGTGAGATGACGGCCACCTCCGTGGTGCCGCCGCCGATGTCGACGATCATGTTGCCGGTGGGCTCGGTAATCGGCAGGCCGGCGCCGATGGCCGCGGCCATCGGCTCTTCGATGAGGTAAACTTCACGGGCGCCGGCCGACTCGGCGGATTCTTTGACCGCGCGCTTCTCTACCTCGGTAATGCCGAAGGGAACGCCGACGATAATGCGCGGCCGCACCAGGGTGCGCCGGTTGTGAACTTTTTGAATGAAGTAGCGCAGCATCGCTTCGGTGATTTCGAAGTCGGCGATAACGCCGTCCTTGAGCGGTCGGATGGCGACGATGCTGCCAGGCGTTCTACCCAACATGCGCTTCGCTTCGGCGCCGACCGCGAGAACTTTTTTGCCGCCCCGTTCGGCTTTCTGTTGAACCGCAACCACCGACGGCTCATTGCAGACGATCCCCTGGTTCTTCACATAAATCAAAGTGTTGGCCGTCCCGAGATCGATGGCAAGATCGTTCGAAAAGACGCCGAAGAGGGCATCCAACATCTACGCACTCCTTCTTTTTTCAGGCAAAACAGGAATAAAACAGAGGGAAAATAACAGATTTGGTTTAGCCAAGCAAGATAAGGAAAAATAAAAGGAATTGCTGCAATCGCGGAAAGCGAAGCAGTTGCATTGGCAGGCGCCATTTTCTATCATAAATGGATTCCAAATCGGTCCGGTTTCGAAAGGTGGGCTGCCCATGTTAGACGCTTTACGCCGACGCAAACGGTCGTGGATCATCCTATTTCTCTTAGGCTTGATCATTGTCGTTTTTATTGCGTTCTATGGCGGCAACAAGCTCAACGACGGCGGTATCTTGCACGTCGCCGAAGTCAATGGTGAGCGCATCACGCAGCGCGAATTTGCCGAACACTACGAGCGCACTCTCAATCGCTACCGGGAAATGCTCAAGGGCTCACTGACGCCCGAGCTCCTGAAAAATCTAAACATCAAAGGCCAGCTGATCGAGGAGCTCATCCAAAAGAAACTCGCGCTCCAGGAAGCGCGTCGCCTGGGATTGGTGGCGAGCGACGAAGAACTGGCGCTTTCCATCGAGAAGGTGCCGCAGTTCCAAGTCGCCGGCCGCTTCAACAAAGAACGCTACTTGCAGTTGCTGCGCGTCAACCGGTTCACCCCGGAAAAATTCGAAGAAGACCAGCGCGATCAACTGACAATACAACGGCTCTACGGTGTGCTACTCGACTCGGTGCATGTCACCGACGCCGAAGTGCGCGACCGTTTTCGTTGGGATCAAGAAAAAATAAACCTGAGCTTCATTCGCGTGCCCGCCAATGACTACCTCGCCGAGGTAAAAGTCACCGATGAAGATATTAAGAAGTTCTACGAGAAAAATAAAGAGTCACTCAAAGAGCCGCTCAAGATGCAGCTTGAATACTTGAGCTACCCTTTCGAACAGTTTACCAACGCGGTGCAGCTCGAGGCAAAAGAGATCGAAGAGTACTACAACGCGAACCGTGACGGCAGGTTTCGCACGCCGAAGCAGGCCAAGGCGCGCATGGCGGCGATCAACGTGGCGGTGGACGCCGAGCCGAAGGTAAAGGGGGAGGCCCGCGCCCGCGCCCAGCGCGTGCTCGCCGAGGCGCGCGCCGGCAAAGATTTCGCGCAGTTGGCCAAGCAAGTATTGGAGGGGCCGATGGCGGCCAAGGGGGGTGACCTCGGTTGGGTAAACCAGGGGCAGCTGCCGCCGCCGATGGACAAGGCAGTTTTTGCACTCGCCGAGGGCGGGGTTAGCGACATCGTCGAATCGCCGAGCGGCTTTCAAATTTTCAAAGTCGAGGACTTCAAGGAAGAGAAGACCCAGACGCTTGCCGAAGCGACGGCGGAAATCACGCGGCTATTAAAAGCCGAAAAAGGCAAGAAGCAGGCTCTGGCGGCTGCCGATCGCGATCGTGAGAAGGCCCTGGGCGGCGCAGAGTTTGCCAAACTGGCGCAGGACAGCGGCGTAGCTACCAACGTGACGCGATTTTTCGCCAGCGGCGAAATGCTACCAGAGCTTGGCACCAACCAAGAGCTTTACAAGACCGCCATGGCACTGACCGGCAAGGATGTGAGCGCCGCCAGCGAAGGACCCAACAGCTACATGTTGCTGCGCGTCAAACAACGTAAAGAGCCTAG contains:
- a CDS encoding rod shape-determining protein; translation: MLDALFGVFSNDLAIDLGTANTLIYVKNQGIVCNEPSVVAVQQKAERGGKKVLAVGAEAKRMLGRTPGSIVAIRPLKDGVIADFEITEAMLRYFIQKVHNRRTLVRPRIIVGVPFGITEVEKRAVKESAESAGAREVYLIEEPMAAAIGAGLPITEPTGNMIVDIGGGTTEVAVISLSGIVFSRSVRVGGDKMDEAIAQFIKRKYNLLVGERTAEVIKITIGSAYPGDEVQTMQIKGRDLVAGVPKTVVITDEEIRDSLLEPINQIVEAVRLSLERTPPELASDIVDRGIVLAGGGALLRNLDVLLREETGLPVMMADDPLTAVVMGAGKALDEITLLREVAVH
- the mreC gene encoding rod shape-determining protein MreC, with the translated sequence MRSRYCGRSQFTKINGLPTRLEASEPSMLAFLRRNQILLSSCFCLILSLYLLAASARGQLKYDPVGSAVLWLVRPLQSGAQAVSNWIKEMSQSPVTLANLRSENDKLRKQMLHLEAERNRLLEGEAANKRLQELLDFRSQVPSGSVTAAIIANTASTWFQSCLLNKGSADNVRKGMAVVSPQGIVGQVVSVTPQSAKVLLITDANSGVDVLVQRTRSRGIVSGALDGTVVMKYVKRSDELQEGDRLITSGLDGVFPKGLLVGTIGKVRRQQAGLFQSIEVVPAVHAGQLEEVLIVGGDAPAPAAKG